Proteins encoded together in one Streptomyces umbrinus window:
- a CDS encoding phosphomannomutase/phosphoglucomutase yields the protein MTADLSQLVKAYDVRGVVPDQWDETLAELFGAAFVQVTGADAIVTGHDMRPSSPGLSRAFARGAAARGVDVTEIGLCSTDQLYYASGAFGLAGAMFTASHNPAQYNGIKMCRPGAAPVGQDTGLSEIRELVESWMDSGAPTSDATPGTITRRDTLEDYSAHLRGLVDLTSIRPLKVVVDAGNGMGGHTVPTVFAGLPLTLVPMYFELDGTFPNHEANPLDPANIVDLQKRVREEDADLGIAFDGDADRCFVVDERGEPVSPSAITALVAARELARHGGKGTVIHNLITSWSVPEVVRENGGTPVRTRVGHSFIKAEMATSGAIFGGEHSAHYYFKDFWNADTGMLAALHVLAALGGQKGTLSALVDQYDRYAGSGEINSTVDDQAGRLAAIKAAYGGREGITLDELDGLTVSAADWWFNVRPSNTEPLLRLNAEARDETVMAKVRDEALAIIRG from the coding sequence CCTTCGTGCAGGTCACGGGCGCCGACGCGATCGTGACCGGGCACGACATGCGCCCCTCGTCCCCCGGTCTGTCGAGGGCCTTCGCACGCGGGGCGGCGGCGCGCGGCGTCGACGTGACCGAGATCGGGCTGTGCTCGACGGACCAGCTGTACTACGCGTCGGGGGCGTTCGGCCTCGCGGGCGCGATGTTCACCGCCTCGCACAACCCGGCGCAGTACAACGGCATCAAGATGTGCCGCCCGGGCGCCGCCCCGGTCGGCCAGGACACCGGCCTCTCGGAGATCCGCGAACTGGTCGAGTCCTGGATGGACTCCGGCGCCCCCACGTCGGACGCGACACCGGGCACGATCACCCGGCGGGACACGCTGGAGGACTACTCGGCGCACCTGCGCGGCCTCGTCGACCTGACCTCCATCCGCCCCCTGAAGGTCGTGGTCGACGCGGGCAACGGCATGGGCGGGCACACGGTCCCGACCGTCTTCGCCGGGCTGCCCCTGACCCTCGTCCCGATGTACTTCGAGCTGGACGGCACGTTCCCGAACCATGAGGCGAACCCGCTGGACCCGGCGAACATCGTCGACCTCCAGAAGCGCGTCCGCGAGGAGGACGCCGACCTCGGCATCGCCTTCGACGGCGACGCCGACCGCTGCTTCGTCGTCGACGAGCGGGGCGAGCCGGTCTCCCCGTCCGCGATCACGGCCCTGGTCGCCGCCCGCGAGCTGGCCAGGCACGGCGGCAAGGGCACGGTCATCCACAACCTGATCACGTCCTGGTCGGTCCCGGAGGTCGTCCGGGAGAACGGCGGCACGCCGGTACGCACGCGCGTGGGCCACTCCTTCATCAAGGCCGAGATGGCCACCTCCGGCGCGATCTTCGGCGGCGAGCACTCCGCGCACTACTACTTCAAGGACTTCTGGAACGCGGACACGGGCATGCTCGCCGCCCTCCACGTCCTCGCCGCCCTCGGAGGCCAGAAAGGCACGCTCTCCGCCCTCGTCGACCAGTACGACCGCTATGCCGGCTCCGGCGAGATCAACTCCACGGTCGACGACCAGGCCGGCCGCCTCGCCGCCATCAAGGCCGCCTACGGGGGCCGCGAGGGCATCACCCTCGACGAACTCGACGGCCTCACCGTCTCCGCCGCCGACTGGTGGTTCAACGTCCGCCCGTCCAACACGGAACCCCTCCTCCGCCTGAACGCGGAGGCACGGGACGAGACGGTGATGGCGAAGGTACGGGACGAGGCATTGGCGATCATCAGAGGCTGA
- a CDS encoding Trm112 family protein translates to MPLEAGLLEILACPACHAPLKEQETELICTGQDCGLAYPVRDDIPVLLVDEARRPA, encoded by the coding sequence ATGCCGCTCGAAGCCGGCCTCCTGGAGATCCTCGCCTGCCCGGCGTGCCACGCCCCCCTCAAGGAGCAGGAAACCGAGCTGATCTGCACCGGCCAGGACTGCGGCCTGGCCTACCCCGTCCGGGACGACATCCCGGTCCTCCTCGTGGACGAGGCCCGCCGCCCCGCATGA